In the genome of Paenibacillus pabuli, one region contains:
- a CDS encoding LLM class flavin-dependent oxidoreductase — translation MKFGWFLPTAGDGKYVGVAPEREPSLDYLVQVAQTAETAGFEFVLIPTGGACLDAWVVGSAVMSHTKTLRPLVAIRPGLVTPVLAARMGAALDQLSGGRAMINVVTGSSVRDLEELGDPLAHAHDERYVRASEYMEVMKRSWTQSTGLNLTEFAGSGAPSGADASSDPNPEFNGQYYNFKGPVGMPETVQKPYPPFYLGGSSPIAKRVAVEHADTFLMWGEPHDWIQEQIEEIEIIRKQIKDETGQDRQLRYGMRAQVLIRDTEEEAWAAAWEIISKVPPEAIEKAKAAFAETDATNQRRQNELRELSEKQQFVVGPNLWTGLSVVRSGGAILIVGTAEQVAERLMEYGDLGVTTFILSGYPHLEEAEIFGRTVMPIIREKWKTRQKQHSITTN, via the coding sequence ATGAAGTTTGGCTGGTTTTTGCCTACAGCAGGAGACGGTAAATATGTAGGGGTTGCCCCGGAGCGGGAGCCGAGTCTGGATTATTTGGTTCAGGTGGCGCAGACAGCGGAGACGGCAGGTTTTGAATTTGTATTGATTCCGACAGGTGGAGCCTGTCTGGATGCGTGGGTTGTGGGTTCGGCTGTGATGAGTCACACGAAAACGTTGCGTCCACTTGTAGCCATTCGCCCAGGTCTGGTCACCCCTGTATTGGCGGCACGTATGGGAGCGGCACTGGATCAACTCTCTGGCGGTCGCGCCATGATCAACGTGGTGACAGGCAGTTCGGTTCGAGATCTGGAAGAACTCGGTGATCCACTCGCACATGCCCACGATGAACGGTATGTCCGCGCGAGCGAGTATATGGAAGTCATGAAGCGTTCGTGGACGCAATCGACGGGACTGAATCTGACGGAGTTTGCCGGAAGTGGTGCACCATCAGGTGCAGACGCATCCAGCGATCCGAATCCCGAGTTTAACGGCCAATATTACAATTTCAAAGGTCCGGTAGGTATGCCTGAAACCGTGCAAAAACCGTATCCACCGTTCTATCTGGGAGGAAGCTCACCGATTGCCAAACGGGTCGCTGTTGAACACGCAGATACATTCCTGATGTGGGGCGAGCCGCATGACTGGATTCAGGAGCAGATCGAAGAAATCGAAATCATTCGTAAACAGATCAAAGACGAAACGGGACAAGATCGTCAGCTCCGTTACGGCATGCGGGCACAGGTACTCATCCGGGATACTGAAGAAGAAGCATGGGCGGCTGCTTGGGAGATTATCAGCAAAGTTCCACCGGAGGCCATCGAAAAAGCTAAAGCAGCCTTCGCGGAGACGGATGCAACCAACCAGCGCCGACAGAATGAGCTGCGGGAACTGTCCGAGAAGCAGCAGTTCGTCGTAGGCCCCAACCTGTGGACAGGTTTGTCGGTTGTACGCTCCGGTGGAGCAATCCTCATTGTGGGTACAGCGGAACAGGTCGCAGAACGATTGATGGAGTACGGAGATCTGGGCGTGACCACATTCATTTTGTCCGGTTATCCGCATCTGGAAGAAGCCGAAATTTTCGGCCGGACGGTTATGCCCATCATTCGTGAGAAGTGGAAAACAAGACAAAAACAGCATTCTATTACTACCAACTAA
- a CDS encoding helix-turn-helix transcriptional regulator, translating to MIESMKEDHHEFLDIIFFTPSEFEKAGGAWPIRIGRNIAKSNYHIGPRTTPFHYLIFVLEGEGTFIQNGHRYSLRARDAFCLYPQVTHEYWSDPKESLHKIFIAFDGNHAAELLARIGLTPDAPHRSGVLTPETASGMRAFMEEVRKPQGGASDLGRLTRFLGLFDRIAKFPATRVLQPDSATPWLQKGKEYMDIHFAGGITVEGVSAHAGVDRTHFAKQFRKAYGLSPVQYIQRLKMNQAKRLLVQTPLTLTEVAHSVGYPDLFSFSKAFKKQVGLPPNRYRTAENNKN from the coding sequence ATGATCGAGAGCATGAAGGAGGACCACCACGAGTTTTTGGATATTATTTTTTTTACTCCGTCCGAATTCGAGAAAGCCGGTGGAGCATGGCCGATTCGAATTGGCCGTAATATAGCCAAGAGCAACTATCATATTGGCCCGCGAACGACGCCTTTTCATTATTTGATTTTTGTTCTAGAGGGCGAGGGTACTTTCATACAGAACGGACATCGGTATTCCCTGCGTGCCCGGGATGCATTCTGTCTATATCCACAGGTTACCCATGAGTACTGGTCCGACCCAAAGGAATCTTTGCACAAAATTTTCATTGCCTTTGATGGAAATCATGCAGCTGAACTTTTGGCACGAATCGGGCTTACTCCGGATGCGCCGCATCGTTCAGGTGTACTCACGCCGGAGACGGCAAGTGGAATGCGTGCTTTTATGGAAGAGGTTCGCAAACCCCAGGGAGGCGCAAGCGACCTGGGGCGACTTACCCGTTTTCTCGGATTGTTTGACCGAATTGCCAAGTTCCCTGCTACCCGAGTGCTTCAACCAGACTCTGCCACTCCATGGCTGCAAAAGGGAAAGGAGTACATGGATATTCACTTTGCCGGCGGCATTACCGTCGAAGGTGTATCTGCACATGCTGGTGTGGATCGGACCCATTTTGCCAAACAATTCCGTAAAGCCTACGGCCTGTCTCCTGTCCAGTACATTCAACGTCTCAAAATGAATCAGGCCAAACGACTGCTTGTGCAGACCCCGTTAACGTTAACTGAAGTAGCACATTCGGTTGGTTACCCTGACCTCTTTTCCTTCTCCAAAGCGTTTAAAAAGCAGGTCGGTCTGCCTCCCAATCGATATCGAACAGCCGAAAACAACAAGAACTGA
- the ssuD gene encoding FMNH2-dependent alkanesulfonate monooxygenase, with protein MEIFWYLPTMGDGRYLGTTRGAKTTDLHYFRQIAQAVDRLGYTGMLVPTGHACEDGWVVASALMEATETLKFLVAVRPGGISVSIAARMAASFDRLSSGRLLINVVTGGDPFEMRGDGIFLSHSERYEATDEFLTVWKRLMTGESVTYQGKHIQVENAKLQYVPFNRQSPPLFIGASSEAGHQVAAEHIDTYLTWAETPAMVAGKIADVRSRAKTMGREIKIGLRVQIIVRETTEEAWSAAKQLVQYVTEEDIQAAQSLLDRFDSVGQRRMTQLVRDHQEQLEISPNLWAGIGQVRGGVGTALVGNPEEVATRLREYADLGVDTFILSGYPHLEEAYRISELLFPLLPVTYPQRPEAPPWEPMGELIAENRKPKDV; from the coding sequence ATGGAAATATTCTGGTATTTGCCCACAATGGGTGATGGACGATATTTAGGGACAACCAGAGGGGCCAAAACAACTGATCTGCATTATTTTCGTCAGATTGCTCAAGCAGTAGATCGATTGGGATACACCGGCATGCTGGTGCCTACCGGACACGCATGTGAAGATGGGTGGGTAGTCGCCTCGGCTCTTATGGAAGCAACAGAAACATTGAAGTTTCTGGTCGCCGTTCGGCCAGGCGGCATTTCAGTCAGTATCGCTGCACGGATGGCAGCCTCATTCGACAGGCTTTCCTCAGGAAGACTGCTTATAAATGTCGTGACCGGCGGAGATCCGTTTGAAATGCGGGGAGATGGCATTTTCCTTTCTCATAGCGAAAGGTACGAAGCAACCGACGAGTTCCTGACGGTATGGAAGCGCCTGATGACCGGAGAGTCCGTGACCTATCAGGGCAAACATATCCAAGTAGAGAACGCCAAATTGCAGTACGTGCCATTCAATCGGCAGTCTCCGCCATTGTTCATTGGAGCTTCGTCTGAGGCTGGACATCAAGTCGCCGCGGAGCATATCGACACGTATTTGACTTGGGCGGAAACGCCCGCCATGGTAGCGGGGAAAATCGCTGATGTCAGGAGCCGTGCAAAAACGATGGGCCGAGAGATCAAGATTGGACTGCGGGTGCAGATCATCGTTCGCGAGACGACGGAGGAGGCATGGTCCGCAGCCAAACAATTGGTTCAATACGTTACGGAAGAAGACATTCAGGCGGCTCAATCTCTGCTTGACCGATTCGACTCTGTGGGGCAGCGCCGGATGACCCAACTCGTGCGGGATCATCAAGAGCAGCTTGAGATTAGTCCCAACCTATGGGCGGGCATTGGACAAGTGAGGGGCGGCGTCGGTACGGCGCTCGTCGGCAATCCGGAAGAAGTGGCAACACGGCTGCGGGAGTATGCCGACCTTGGAGTGGATACATTCATCCTTTCGGGTTATCCGCATCTTGAGGAGGCTTATCGTATTTCCGAACTGCTCTTCCCGCTGCTGCCCGTTACGTATCCGCAGCGGCCGGAGGCTCCACCTTGGGAGCCAATGGGCGAACTGATCGCCGAAAACCGTAAGCCAAAAGATGTATAA
- a CDS encoding ABC transporter ATP-binding protein, translating to MKSSDAVQTFDRTAINTEWSSQPMGKKDLANAIRLENIALAYGEGSGRRRILQDIDISLQSDDFVCVLGPSGCGKSSLLQIIAGYVKPEQGKVWINDIQHTKPDPRVGVVFQHHNLFPWLTIAGNVAFGLRMAGVPKKERMLRAAEYLSLVGLESAASLLPHQLSGGMKQRVALARTLAAEPSIILMDEPFSALDALTRETMQQHLIGIWQRTRTCIFFITHDVDEAILLGRRILVMQSGPGRIIEDLENPLCQAVSGLQLDELRASKNYIPLRQRLMKSIAGEQGSH from the coding sequence ATGAAGAGCAGTGACGCGGTACAAACTTTTGACAGGACTGCGATCAACACGGAATGGTCTAGCCAACCAATGGGGAAGAAAGATTTGGCTAATGCCATCCGACTGGAGAATATTGCTCTAGCCTATGGCGAGGGCTCTGGCAGACGGCGGATTTTGCAAGACATCGATATTTCCCTCCAATCGGACGATTTCGTCTGCGTATTGGGACCGTCCGGATGCGGAAAGTCGTCTCTGCTTCAGATTATCGCGGGGTATGTTAAACCGGAACAGGGAAAGGTCTGGATTAATGACATTCAGCATACCAAGCCGGATCCACGGGTAGGCGTTGTGTTTCAGCATCATAATCTTTTCCCCTGGCTTACGATTGCCGGCAATGTTGCATTTGGCCTGCGAATGGCAGGGGTCCCCAAAAAGGAGCGTATGCTTCGTGCAGCCGAGTACCTTTCTCTGGTCGGATTGGAGTCAGCGGCATCTCTGCTCCCGCATCAGCTTTCCGGAGGGATGAAACAGCGTGTTGCTCTAGCCCGGACGCTCGCGGCTGAGCCAAGCATCATTCTAATGGATGAGCCCTTTAGTGCACTGGATGCTCTGACGCGAGAAACAATGCAGCAGCATTTGATTGGCATATGGCAGCGTACGCGTACCTGCATTTTTTTCATCACCCATGATGTGGATGAAGCCATTCTGCTGGGACGCCGAATCCTGGTCATGCAGTCGGGACCAGGGCGCATCATTGAAGACCTAGAGAATCCCCTTTGTCAGGCGGTGAGCGGTCTGCAGCTTGATGAGCTTCGCGCATCAAAGAACTACATCCCGCTTCGTCAGCGTTTGATGAAATCTATTGCTGGCGAGCAGGGTAGCCACTAG